Proteins from one Oncorhynchus masou masou isolate Uvic2021 chromosome 12, UVic_Omas_1.1, whole genome shotgun sequence genomic window:
- the LOC135550304 gene encoding transcriptional activator protein Pur-alpha-like: protein MADRDSGSEQGGAATGPGVGSMHPVTGGAGSASGLQHETQELASKRVDIQNKRFYLDVKQNAKGRFLKIAEVGAGGNKSRLTLSMSVAVEFRDYLGDFIEHYAQLGPSNPDIAQDEPRRALKSEFLVRENRKYYMDLKENQRGRFLRIRQTVNRGPGLGSTQGQTIALPAQGLIEFRDALAKLIDDYGVDDEPAELPEGTSLTVDNKRFFFDVGSNKYGVFMRVSEVKPTYRNSITVPYKVWSKFGNTFCKYAEEMKKIQEKQREKRACEMQQQEETLHADDADED from the coding sequence aTGGCGGACAGAGACAGTGGAAGTGAGCAGGGAGGAGCAGCCACGGGCCCGGGCGTCGGTTCCATGCACCCAGTGACAGGAGGGGCGGGCTCGGCTTCCGGGCTGCAGCACGAGACGCAAGAGCTGGCGTCGAAACGGGTTGACATTCAAAACAAACGTTTCTACCTGGACGTGAAGCAGAACGCAAAAGGCCGCTTCTTGAAGATAGCCGAAGTCGGGGCCGGGGGAAACAAGAGCCGCCTCACTCTCTCCATGTCAGTGGCAGTAGAGTTCCGTGACTACTTAGGGGACTTCATCGAACATTATGCCCAATTAGGTCCTAGCAATCCGGACATCGCACAGGATGAGCCGAGGCGAGCACTTAAAAGCGAATTCTTGGTTCGGGAGAATCGGAAGTACTACATGGATCTGAAAGAGAACCAGAGAGGCCGGTTTCTGAGGATTCGACAGACCGTGAACCGGGGGCCCGGTTTGGGATCCACGCAAGGCCAGACGATTGCTCTTCCTGCCCAGGGACTTATTGAATTTCGTGACGCTTTGGCTAAACTCATTGACGACTACGGAGTAGATGACGAACCTGCGGAGTTGCCCGAAGGGACCTCCTTGACAGTGGACAACAAACGCTTTTTCTTCGACGTGGGCTCCAATAAGTACGGAGTGTTCATGAGGGTAAGTGAGGTGAAGCCAACATACCGCAACTCTATCACGGTGCCCTACAAAGTGTGGTCCAAGTTTGGGAATACGTTCTGTAAATACGCGGAGGAGATGAAGAAGATCCAAGAGAAACAGCGGGAGAAAAGGGCATGTGAGATGCAACAGCAAGAGGAGACTCTGCATGCTGATGATGCGGACGAGGATTGA